In the genome of Limnobaculum zhutongyuii, one region contains:
- the araH gene encoding L-arabinose ABC transporter permease AraH, whose amino-acid sequence MSITTTTPSPAKTSASDKGNSLSRIWDSYGMLVVFAVLFIACMVFVPNFASWINMRGLGLAISMSGMVACGMLFCLASGDFDLSVASVIACAGVTTAVVINHTESLAIGIGAGLLLGLAFGLLNGFVIARLKINALITTLATMQIARGLAYIISDGKAVGIEDERFFELGNTSWFSIPVPIWITLFCFILFGFLLNKTTFGRNTLAVGGNEEAARLAGVPVIRTKIIIFALTGLISAAAGIILASRMTSGQPMTSMGYELIVISACVLGGVSLKGGIGKISYVIAGVLILGTVENAMNLLNISPFYQYVVRGLILLAAVIFDRYKQLAKQKV is encoded by the coding sequence ATGTCGATAACAACTACAACCCCATCCCCGGCAAAAACATCGGCTAGCGATAAAGGCAATAGCCTGAGCCGTATCTGGGATAGCTACGGTATGCTGGTAGTGTTCGCCGTACTGTTTATTGCCTGTATGGTCTTTGTTCCTAACTTTGCCTCCTGGATTAATATGCGCGGTCTGGGTCTGGCTATTTCCATGTCCGGCATGGTGGCCTGCGGCATGCTGTTCTGTCTGGCATCCGGTGACTTTGACCTGTCCGTCGCCTCAGTCATTGCCTGTGCTGGCGTAACGACGGCGGTAGTCATCAACCATACAGAAAGCCTGGCTATCGGTATCGGTGCTGGTTTATTACTGGGCCTGGCATTTGGCTTACTCAACGGCTTCGTCATTGCCCGTTTGAAAATTAACGCCCTGATTACCACCCTTGCCACTATGCAAATTGCCCGTGGTTTAGCCTATATCATCTCCGATGGTAAAGCGGTAGGTATCGAAGATGAGCGTTTCTTTGAGTTAGGTAACACCAGTTGGTTTAGCATTCCGGTTCCAATCTGGATCACCCTGTTCTGCTTTATTCTGTTTGGCTTCCTGCTAAATAAAACCACCTTTGGTCGTAATACTCTGGCCGTTGGTGGTAATGAAGAAGCCGCGCGTCTGGCCGGTGTACCGGTAATTCGTACTAAGATCATCATTTTCGCGCTGACAGGTTTAATCTCTGCGGCGGCAGGTATTATCTTAGCCTCGCGGATGACCAGCGGACAGCCAATGACCTCTATGGGTTATGAGTTAATTGTTATCTCTGCTTGTGTACTGGGTGGAGTTTCACTAAAAGGTGGTATTGGTAAAATATCTTATGTTATTGCTGGTGTTCTGATTCTGGGTACGGTAGAAAACGCGATGAACCTGTTAAATATTTCGCCATTCTATCAATACGTTGTACGTGGTCTGATCCTTCTGGCTGCGGTTATCTTCGACCGCTATAAGCAACTGGCGAAACAAAAAGTATAA
- the araC gene encoding arabinose operon transcriptional regulator AraC — translation MYQRIVSDSQPNPLLPGYSFNAYLVAGLTPIVTDGPLDFFIDRPNGMKGYILNLTIKGQGQIFDGENAFYCNPGDMLLFQPKEAHYYGRSPNSDCWYHRWIYFRPRAYWADWLEWYSQTNRVGRLTLPTEALQAEFEQLFTSIEQTHQSGRRLSEELSMNLLERLLLRCIEEDPQSPQKIMDPRIIEACQYMTSNLSDDVRIEDIANHVCLSPSRLAHLFREQVGINMLRWREDQRVIRAKLLLQTTQESIASVGRIVGYDDQLYFSRVFRKRVGVSPSDFRRRNMELTTYPDADNPMSAEVTL, via the coding sequence TTGTACCAGCGGATTGTCTCTGACTCACAACCTAACCCACTATTACCCGGATACTCCTTTAACGCCTATTTGGTGGCCGGGCTGACACCCATCGTCACTGATGGTCCTCTCGATTTTTTTATTGACCGCCCTAACGGCATGAAGGGCTATATCCTGAACTTAACCATTAAAGGTCAGGGGCAAATTTTTGACGGTGAGAATGCGTTTTATTGTAATCCCGGCGATATGCTGTTATTTCAGCCAAAAGAGGCTCACTATTATGGCCGCTCACCTAACAGTGATTGCTGGTATCACCGTTGGATCTACTTTCGTCCCCGCGCCTACTGGGCCGACTGGCTGGAGTGGTATAGCCAGACGAATCGTGTTGGTCGTCTGACATTACCGACAGAAGCCCTACAGGCAGAGTTTGAGCAACTGTTTACCTCTATCGAACAAACCCATCAGTCCGGCAGACGCCTGTCTGAAGAGCTCTCGATGAACCTGCTGGAAAGATTACTGCTACGTTGCATTGAAGAAGACCCTCAATCACCGCAAAAAATTATGGATCCGCGAATTATCGAAGCCTGTCAGTATATGACCAGCAACTTATCGGATGATGTACGTATTGAAGATATTGCTAACCATGTTTGTCTCTCCCCTTCCCGTCTGGCACATCTTTTTCGCGAGCAGGTCGGTATTAATATGCTGCGCTGGCGTGAAGACCAGCGAGTCATTCGCGCCAAATTACTACTGCAAACGACTCAGGAATCTATCGCCAGCGTGGGGCGTATTGTGGGCTATGACGATCAGCTCTATTTCTCCCGCGTGTTTCGCAAACGTGTCGGTGTTAGCCCCAGTGATTTCCGCCGTAGAAATATGGAACTGACTACTTACCCTGATGCAGATAACCCGATGTCGGCAGAAGTAACGCTTTAA
- a CDS encoding ABC transporter permease, whose translation MVNKLGIKPHELFLSLTILVIGGYLSFASPDFMTFGNIYDLVNNYAMLTILACGLFIVLISGGIDISFPAMTIISQYVMVTLIQGTTGNFAIAFALSGGIGLLLGMVNAVLVNRLKVPSIIITISTLNIFYGLLLYLTKGVWLYSYPEWFEQGVMLFKFTAADGYDYGLSLQIITLIVVIALTGIIMNKTSIGRMIYAMGGNKEAASRMGFGIFKLQLFVYGYMGLMSGVAGVVQSATVLTVAPDSLLGYELTVLAAVVLGGTSIVGGRGTLLGTLLGVILLAVLQNGLNLLGISSYWHTVVTGLVIVISVSMTAWSQRKGQGV comes from the coding sequence ATGGTTAATAAATTAGGCATCAAGCCACATGAACTGTTTTTGAGCTTAACCATTCTGGTGATTGGTGGTTATCTCTCTTTTGCCAGTCCGGACTTTATGACCTTTGGCAATATTTACGATCTGGTCAATAACTACGCCATGCTGACCATACTGGCCTGCGGCCTGTTTATTGTTCTGATCTCCGGTGGTATTGATATCTCTTTCCCGGCAATGACCATTATTTCCCAATATGTGATGGTTACTTTGATTCAGGGTACTACCGGTAACTTTGCCATTGCTTTCGCCCTGTCCGGCGGTATTGGTTTGCTATTGGGTATGGTTAACGCGGTGTTGGTTAACCGGCTTAAAGTTCCTTCTATTATTATCACTATCTCAACCCTGAACATCTTCTACGGATTGCTGCTCTATCTCACCAAAGGCGTATGGTTATACAGTTATCCGGAGTGGTTTGAACAAGGCGTTATGCTGTTCAAATTCACCGCAGCAGATGGTTATGATTATGGTTTAAGCCTGCAAATTATCACCCTGATTGTGGTGATTGCCCTAACCGGCATCATCATGAATAAGACCAGCATCGGCCGAATGATCTACGCCATGGGTGGCAACAAAGAAGCCGCTTCCCGTATGGGTTTTGGCATCTTTAAACTTCAGCTGTTTGTGTATGGCTATATGGGATTAATGTCCGGGGTAGCGGGAGTGGTGCAGTCTGCAACGGTTTTAACCGTGGCTCCGGATTCACTGTTGGGCTATGAGCTAACAGTACTGGCTGCTGTTGTATTAGGCGGTACCAGCATTGTGGGTGGACGAGGAACGCTGTTAGGGACTTTGTTAGGGGTTATTTTGTTGGCTGTACTACAGAATGGCCTGAACTTACTGGGGATTTCCTCTTACTGGCATACTGTGGTTACCGGTTTGGTGATCGTTATTAGCGTCAGTATGACGGCCTGGAGCCAGCGTAAAGGTCAGGGGGTATAA
- the yajL gene encoding protein deglycase YajL — MAPRALVCLAHGTEETEAVTTIDLLVRGGIEVITASVEGDGCLNIVCSRGVKLVADHALVDIADEHFDVVVLPGGVKGAECFRDSPLLVERVRQTHLSGNIVAAICAAPALVLEHHKLFPVGNMAVNPGFKHMNPENKWVDRRVNYDERVNLVTSQGPGTSIDFGLKLIELLVNRDKAAEVAEQLIVAPGIYAYL, encoded by the coding sequence ATGGCACCTAGAGCACTGGTTTGCCTGGCTCACGGCACTGAGGAAACCGAAGCGGTTACCACCATTGACCTGCTGGTTCGCGGTGGAATCGAGGTTATCACCGCCAGCGTCGAAGGGGATGGTTGTCTGAATATTGTCTGTTCCCGGGGAGTAAAATTAGTTGCCGATCATGCATTGGTTGATATTGCCGATGAACATTTTGATGTGGTCGTCCTTCCTGGTGGTGTAAAAGGTGCCGAATGCTTTCGGGATAGTCCACTGTTAGTAGAAAGAGTTCGCCAGACTCATCTTAGCGGTAATATTGTCGCCGCCATTTGTGCAGCTCCGGCTCTGGTACTGGAACACCACAAGCTGTTTCCTGTAGGGAATATGGCGGTTAACCCGGGTTTTAAACATATGAACCCGGAGAATAAATGGGTGGACCGCCGGGTCAACTATGATGAACGTGTTAATCTGGTCACCAGTCAAGGGCCTGGAACTTCAATCGATTTTGGTCTGAAATTAATTGAGCTATTAGTCAACCGCGATAAAGCCGCAGAAGTTGCCGAGCAACTTATCGTCGCACCGGGAATATATGCCTATCTTTAA
- a CDS encoding autoinducer 2 ABC transporter substrate-binding protein, which yields MSKMNLAKLLSASLLGLMVCSTAAMAKEVEVVNISKIGGMPWFNRMGEGVTNAGKDLGIKAYQVGPSSTDAPQQVKIIEDLIAKKVSAITIVPNDADVLEPVFKKARSEGIVVLTNESPGQPSANWDVEIIDNEKFAADNVEEMAKAMGGKGGYVIYVGSLTVPQHNLWADLFVKYQKEHYPEMFEVTSRMPVAENIDDARRTTLDLMKAYPAMKGVVAFGSQGPIGAGRAVKEKRARGKVFVYGMMIPSQAASLIKSGDIAMGVTYDPASAGYALTAVANKILKGEEITKDLDIPNLGKADVDMDKRIIKFHKVLRVTKENIDSLY from the coding sequence ATGAGTAAAATGAATTTGGCTAAACTATTATCCGCCAGTTTATTGGGGTTAATGGTTTGTTCTACCGCCGCAATGGCAAAAGAAGTTGAAGTCGTTAATATTTCCAAAATTGGTGGCATGCCATGGTTTAACCGGATGGGTGAAGGGGTAACCAATGCAGGAAAAGATTTGGGAATTAAAGCCTATCAGGTTGGTCCATCCAGTACTGATGCGCCTCAACAGGTTAAAATCATTGAAGATTTAATCGCCAAGAAAGTCTCCGCTATTACTATCGTGCCAAATGACGCCGATGTGTTGGAGCCGGTATTCAAAAAAGCCCGTAGTGAAGGCATTGTGGTATTAACCAATGAATCTCCAGGACAGCCAAGCGCTAACTGGGACGTTGAAATCATCGACAATGAAAAATTTGCTGCCGATAACGTAGAAGAAATGGCAAAAGCCATGGGCGGCAAAGGCGGTTACGTCATCTATGTTGGTAGCCTGACCGTCCCTCAGCACAACCTGTGGGCCGATCTGTTTGTTAAATATCAGAAAGAACACTATCCGGAAATGTTTGAAGTTACCAGCCGTATGCCGGTAGCAGAAAACATTGATGATGCTCGCCGCACTACGCTGGATCTGATGAAAGCCTACCCGGCGATGAAAGGGGTTGTCGCCTTTGGTTCACAAGGCCCTATCGGTGCTGGCCGTGCCGTTAAAGAGAAACGTGCTCGCGGTAAAGTTTTCGTTTACGGCATGATGATCCCATCTCAGGCTGCATCACTGATTAAAAGCGGTGATATAGCCATGGGCGTCACTTACGACCCGGCTTCCGCAGGTTATGCGCTGACCGCCGTTGCTAACAAAATTCTTAAAGGCGAAGAGATTACCAAAGATCTGGATATTCCAAATCTGGGTAAAGCTGATGTAGATATGGATAAACGCATTATCAAATTCCATAAAGTTCTGCGCGTCACCAAAGAAAACATCGATAGTCTGTATTAA
- a CDS encoding arabinose ABC transporter substrate-binding protein, with product MHKFTKALAVVGLSAIMSHSAIAETMKLGFLVKQPEEPWFQTEWAFADKAGKDLGFDVIKIAVPDGEKTLNAIDSLAANGAKGFVICTPDPKLGPAIIAKAKSYNLKVITVDDQFVNAKGKPMDTVPLVMMAATKIGERQGEELWKEMTKRKWNIAETGVMAITSNELDTARRRTSGSMDALKAAGFPEKQIYQVPSKSNDIPGSFDAANSMLVQHPEVKNWLIVGFNDNTILGGVRATEGQNFKPENVIGIGINGVDAVNELSKANATGFYGSLLPSPDVHGYKSIEMLYNWETKGVEPAKFTEVTDVVLLTRENFKVELQKKGL from the coding sequence ATGCATAAATTTACTAAGGCCCTTGCTGTTGTAGGATTGTCGGCGATTATGTCACATTCAGCTATCGCTGAAACGATGAAGCTCGGCTTTCTGGTTAAACAACCTGAAGAACCTTGGTTCCAAACCGAGTGGGCATTTGCGGATAAAGCAGGTAAAGATCTCGGTTTTGACGTAATTAAAATTGCGGTTCCGGACGGCGAAAAAACCCTGAACGCTATTGATAGCCTGGCGGCTAACGGAGCGAAAGGTTTTGTTATTTGTACCCCGGATCCAAAATTAGGGCCGGCAATTATTGCTAAAGCCAAAAGCTACAACCTGAAGGTTATTACCGTTGATGACCAGTTCGTTAACGCTAAGGGTAAACCGATGGATACGGTTCCTCTGGTCATGATGGCCGCCACAAAAATTGGTGAGCGTCAGGGCGAAGAGTTATGGAAAGAGATGACCAAACGTAAGTGGAACATCGCTGAAACCGGCGTAATGGCGATTACCTCTAACGAACTGGATACCGCTCGTCGCCGTACCTCTGGCTCTATGGATGCGCTGAAAGCTGCTGGTTTCCCTGAGAAACAAATTTATCAGGTACCGAGCAAATCAAACGATATCCCGGGCTCCTTTGATGCAGCTAACTCCATGTTAGTACAACATCCGGAAGTGAAAAACTGGCTAATCGTTGGCTTTAACGACAACACCATTCTGGGTGGCGTACGTGCAACAGAAGGTCAGAATTTCAAACCTGAAAACGTTATCGGTATTGGTATCAACGGTGTGGATGCGGTAAACGAGCTGTCAAAAGCTAACGCTACCGGCTTCTACGGTTCACTGTTACCAAGCCCGGACGTACACGGCTATAAGAGTATTGAAATGCTCTACAACTGGGAAACCAAAGGTGTTGAGCCAGCTAAATTCACTGAAGTTACCGATGTAGTACTGCTTACTCGCGAAAACTTCAAAGTTGAGCTGCAAAAGAAAGGACTGTAA
- a CDS encoding YajQ family cyclic di-GMP-binding protein, whose protein sequence is MPSFDIVSEIDMPEVRNAVENASRELTNRWDFRNIPASFELNEKNESVKVASESEFQVQQLLDILRDKFAKRGIDAGALEIPDEMVHSGKTYSVEVKLKQGIESDVAKKIIKLIKDNKLKVQAQIQGDQVRVTGKSRDDLQGAMALVRGAELGQPFQFNNFRD, encoded by the coding sequence ATGCCATCTTTCGATATTGTATCTGAAATTGATATGCCTGAAGTCCGCAATGCGGTGGAGAATGCCAGTCGTGAACTGACCAACCGTTGGGATTTCCGTAACATTCCCGCCAGTTTTGAGCTGAATGAGAAGAATGAAAGCGTTAAGGTTGCCAGCGAGTCTGAGTTTCAAGTTCAGCAATTGCTGGATATTCTGCGCGATAAGTTTGCTAAACGCGGTATTGATGCCGGGGCGTTAGAAATCCCTGATGAGATGGTACACAGCGGCAAAACATACAGCGTAGAGGTTAAACTCAAGCAAGGTATTGAAAGTGACGTTGCTAAAAAAATTATTAAGCTGATCAAAGATAATAAACTGAAAGTGCAGGCTCAAATTCAGGGCGATCAGGTACGCGTTACCGGCAAATCCCGTGATGACTTACAAGGTGCAATGGCTCTGGTGAGAGGTGCTGAGTTAGGGCAACCGTTCCAGTTTAATAACTTTCGCGACTAA
- a CDS encoding sugar ABC transporter ATP-binding protein: MEPFISLGNISKTFYGVKALDNIALTLLPGEVHCLAGQNGCGKSTLIKIISGVYQPDAGAEITINGKSYSHLSPIDSVKAGIQVIYQDLSLFPNLTVAENIGINQYHHNLLVNKREIRRIAELTIKSIDAQLDLDATVESLPIAQRQIVAICRALSQEAKLIIMDEPTASLTMQEVKGLLRVVHDLKKRNICVVFVSHRLDEVMEISDRITVLKDGKLVGTYPATEIDNKKLAFLMTGKEFSYAVLPPIKEKDAVALEVKNLCRGQEYNQISFSLHKGEIVAITGLLGAGRTELCLSLFGLTKPDSGEILLEGKSINFASNREAIKAGIGYVSEDRMSTGLVMEQSINDNIISTVLNRLKTPLQLLNRPKADSVVVDLVEQLTIKIGSVNLPVNTLSGGNAQRVAIAKWLAINPKVLILDSPTVGVDIANKAGIYQIISALSQKGIAVLMITDEIDEAFFNSHRILVMRKGEITAEYLPGETTEAALAEVVNG; the protein is encoded by the coding sequence ATGGAACCCTTTATTTCACTGGGTAATATCAGCAAAACCTTCTATGGTGTTAAGGCGCTGGATAACATTGCCCTGACGCTGTTACCGGGAGAAGTTCACTGTCTGGCCGGGCAAAATGGTTGTGGAAAATCTACGCTGATTAAAATTATTTCTGGCGTTTACCAGCCGGACGCGGGGGCAGAAATTACCATCAATGGTAAATCATACTCTCACCTTTCCCCGATTGATTCAGTGAAAGCCGGTATTCAGGTTATCTATCAGGATCTATCGCTGTTTCCCAATTTAACCGTTGCTGAAAACATCGGCATTAACCAATATCACCATAATTTATTGGTTAATAAGCGTGAAATTCGCCGAATTGCCGAACTTACTATTAAAAGCATCGATGCCCAACTGGATCTTGATGCCACCGTCGAATCTCTGCCCATCGCCCAGCGCCAAATTGTCGCTATTTGCCGGGCGCTGTCGCAAGAAGCCAAACTGATTATTATGGATGAACCTACCGCCTCTCTGACGATGCAGGAAGTAAAAGGCTTATTACGGGTGGTTCATGACCTGAAAAAAAGAAATATTTGCGTAGTCTTCGTTAGCCACCGGTTAGACGAAGTAATGGAAATCTCCGATCGCATTACCGTATTAAAAGATGGCAAGCTGGTAGGCACTTACCCGGCGACAGAAATCGATAATAAAAAACTGGCCTTTCTGATGACCGGTAAAGAGTTCTCCTACGCGGTACTGCCACCCATTAAGGAAAAGGATGCTGTCGCGTTGGAAGTGAAAAATCTCTGCCGCGGTCAGGAATATAACCAGATATCCTTCAGCCTGCATAAAGGCGAAATTGTCGCCATTACCGGCCTGCTTGGCGCGGGCCGCACTGAGCTTTGCCTTAGCCTGTTTGGCCTCACTAAACCTGATTCGGGTGAAATCCTGCTGGAAGGAAAATCGATTAATTTCGCCAGTAATCGGGAAGCAATTAAAGCCGGGATTGGTTACGTATCCGAAGACCGGATGAGTACAGGACTCGTGATGGAACAATCCATCAATGACAACATTATCTCCACGGTACTGAATCGTTTGAAAACCCCACTTCAACTGCTAAATAGACCAAAGGCCGACAGCGTCGTGGTAGATTTAGTTGAACAGTTAACGATAAAGATCGGCAGCGTAAATCTACCGGTTAATACCCTTTCGGGTGGTAATGCCCAGCGGGTTGCCATTGCCAAATGGTTAGCTATCAATCCTAAAGTTCTGATCCTTGACTCCCCCACTGTTGGGGTCGATATCGCCAATAAGGCAGGTATTTATCAGATTATCTCTGCGCTATCACAAAAAGGTATTGCGGTGCTGATGATCACCGATGAAATCGATGAAGCCTTCTTTAATAGCCACCGGATTTTAGTGATGCGTAAAGGTGAAATCACCGCAGAATATTTACCGGGTGAAACAACAGAAGCGGCCCTGGCAGAGGTGGTCAATGGTTAA
- the araG gene encoding L-arabinose ABC transporter ATP-binding protein AraG, protein MPTLQSPYLEFCQISKTFPGVKALQNISFDCHPGQVHALMGENGAGKSTLLKILSGNYIPTTGEIKVKGQPVKFNNTMDALNSGIAIIYQELHLIPEMTVAENIYLGQLPTKGGVVNKKILNYEARIQLEHLGLDIDPNTPLKYLSIGQWQMVEIAKALARNAKIIAFDEPTSSLSAREIEQLFRVIRELRAEGRVILYVSHRMEEIFALSDAITVFKDGCYMKTFTDIPNLTHDELVQTMVGRDIGDIYGYSPRPLGDVRFELKNVKAPGVKHPISFQVRQGEIVGLFGLVGAGRSELLKSLFGATRITGGSVELDGKTLNISSPIEGISQGIMLCPEDRKAEGIIPVHSVKDNINISARRKTLSAGCLINNSWENSNADRRIRELNIKTPSAEQLIMNLSGGNQQKAILGRWLSEEMKVILLDEPTRGIDVGAKHEIYNVIYELAKQGIAVVFASSDLPEVLGLADRILVMREGALSGELTHDDATEGKALSLAMLNTTADAVA, encoded by the coding sequence ATGCCTACGCTGCAATCACCTTATCTCGAGTTTTGTCAAATCAGTAAAACGTTTCCAGGCGTAAAAGCACTGCAAAACATTAGCTTTGACTGTCATCCAGGTCAGGTTCATGCGCTGATGGGAGAGAATGGAGCTGGAAAATCAACGCTGCTTAAAATACTCAGCGGCAACTATATCCCAACTACGGGTGAAATTAAGGTTAAGGGGCAACCGGTAAAATTCAATAACACCATGGATGCCCTGAATTCCGGTATTGCCATTATTTATCAGGAACTACATTTGATTCCTGAAATGACCGTCGCTGAAAACATCTATTTAGGGCAATTGCCAACCAAAGGCGGCGTGGTCAATAAAAAAATCCTCAACTATGAGGCACGTATTCAACTGGAGCATTTGGGGCTGGATATCGACCCAAATACGCCACTGAAGTATCTCTCCATCGGCCAATGGCAAATGGTGGAAATAGCCAAGGCACTGGCGCGTAACGCCAAGATCATTGCCTTTGATGAGCCAACCAGCTCACTGTCTGCCAGAGAGATCGAACAGCTATTCCGTGTTATTCGCGAGCTCCGTGCTGAAGGTCGGGTCATTCTGTATGTATCCCACCGTATGGAAGAGATCTTTGCCCTTAGCGATGCCATTACCGTCTTTAAAGATGGCTGTTATATGAAAACCTTCACCGACATTCCTAACCTGACCCATGACGAACTGGTTCAAACCATGGTTGGACGTGATATTGGTGACATCTATGGCTATAGCCCTCGTCCTTTAGGGGATGTGCGCTTTGAACTGAAAAATGTTAAAGCGCCGGGCGTTAAGCACCCCATTAGTTTTCAGGTACGTCAGGGTGAAATTGTCGGTTTATTCGGTCTGGTCGGTGCTGGCCGCAGTGAATTATTAAAATCACTCTTTGGCGCTACTCGCATTACCGGTGGTAGCGTCGAGCTGGATGGCAAAACGCTGAATATTAGCTCCCCTATCGAAGGTATCAGTCAGGGCATCATGTTATGTCCGGAAGACCGTAAAGCCGAAGGCATCATTCCGGTTCACTCAGTAAAAGACAATATCAATATCAGCGCTCGTCGCAAAACCCTTAGCGCAGGCTGCCTGATCAATAACAGTTGGGAGAACAGCAACGCCGACAGGCGTATTCGTGAACTCAACATCAAAACCCCATCGGCAGAACAGCTGATTATGAACCTGTCAGGTGGTAATCAACAAAAAGCCATTCTTGGCCGCTGGTTATCCGAAGAGATGAAAGTGATTTTGTTAGATGAACCAACGCGCGGTATTGACGTTGGCGCTAAACACGAAATCTATAACGTTATTTATGAACTCGCAAAACAGGGTATTGCCGTTGTCTTTGCCTCCAGTGACTTACCGGAAGTTCTTGGTCTTGCCGATCGTATTCTGGTAATGCGTGAAGGTGCGCTGTCAGGGGAATTAACCCATGACGACGCTACCGAAGGGAAAGCCCTGAGTTTAGCCATGTTAAATACCACCGCTGATGCGGTTGCCTAA
- a CDS encoding ABC transporter permease has product MSARKVKDNVEIYLSLLIGLVVITFSFLIPDIFWSSANFQSIASQMPVLGVLALAMAITMLTGGINLSIIATMNACGLVMAWVATNYPPSVGSIALVLLAGLAMAIVIGSVNGFLIAVVRVSPILATLGIMTLLNGINILISRGSAISNFPDYILAINSTNLLGIPVPLLVFLAVVAVIWVILEKSAFGRTIYLIGSNEQATHYSGINTRKTIVWVYILSSILCVVAALLMMSKLNSAKASYGESYLLVSILAAVLGGINPDGGFGKVFGMVMALILLQMLESGLNILGVSSYITMALWGGLLLAFIFLKGINLSTLFGR; this is encoded by the coding sequence ATGAGCGCAAGAAAAGTAAAAGATAATGTAGAGATTTACCTGAGTCTGCTGATTGGGCTGGTAGTGATTACCTTCAGTTTTCTGATCCCTGATATTTTCTGGTCATCCGCTAACTTTCAGTCTATTGCCTCACAAATGCCGGTACTTGGGGTATTGGCACTGGCAATGGCCATTACCATGCTCACCGGGGGAATTAACCTGTCGATTATTGCCACCATGAACGCCTGTGGATTGGTGATGGCCTGGGTAGCCACCAATTATCCGCCGAGTGTTGGCAGTATAGCGCTGGTACTGCTTGCGGGTTTAGCCATGGCTATCGTTATCGGCAGTGTAAATGGTTTTCTGATTGCGGTAGTCAGAGTTTCTCCTATTCTGGCAACGCTCGGCATTATGACATTGCTGAACGGGATTAATATTTTGATATCCCGCGGCTCGGCTATTTCTAATTTCCCTGACTATATTCTGGCGATTAACAGCACTAATCTGTTGGGCATTCCGGTACCACTGTTAGTCTTTTTAGCCGTGGTTGCTGTGATATGGGTAATTCTGGAGAAATCCGCGTTTGGTCGTACCATCTATCTGATCGGTTCTAATGAACAGGCAACCCATTACTCCGGTATTAACACCCGTAAAACCATCGTTTGGGTATACATTCTATCGTCCATACTCTGTGTGGTTGCTGCACTGTTGATGATGTCTAAACTCAACTCTGCCAAAGCATCCTATGGGGAATCCTACCTACTGGTGTCGATTCTGGCGGCAGTATTAGGTGGTATAAATCCGGACGGTGGGTTTGGTAAAGTATTTGGCATGGTGATGGCACTGATTTTATTACAGATGCTGGAAAGCGGGCTAAATATTCTGGGAGTAAGCAGTTACATTACGATGGCATTGTGGGGCGGGTTATTACTGGCGTTCATCTTCCTGAAGGGCATTAACCTCTCCACACTGTTTGGTCGCTAA